The genomic interval GCTGGGGGTATTCCTGACCGGCTCCGACACCTCGTCCAATGCCCTGTTCGGCTCGCTGCAAGCCACCACCGCGCACCAGATTGGCGTCAGCGACACCCTGCTGGTCGCTGCCAATACCAGTGGCGGCGTAACCGGCAAGATGATCTCGCCGCAGTCGATCGCTGTGGCGTGTGCTGCCACCAGCATCGTCGGCAAGGAGTCGGATCTGTTCCGCTTCACCTTGAAGCACAGCCTGATCTTTGCCGCCATCATCGGTCTGATCACCCTGTCCCAGGCATACGTGTTCACCGGCATGCTGGTGCACTGATACCCACCGGGCGCCGGGTTCACCGGCGCCTTTCCACCCCAATCATGATCGGTGAGAACCCATGACCTCCAATTTCAAGCAAGCAGCCCTGGACTATCATGAACATCCCACGCCAGGGAAAATCCGTATCGAACTGAGTAAGCCGGCCAACACCGCCAACGATCTTGCCTTGGCTTACAGCCCAGGCGTCGCCGAGCCAGTAAGGGCTATCGCTGCCTGCCCAGATGATGCGTACCGCTATACCAGCAAGGGCAACTTGGTCGCCGTTATCAGCAACGGTTCGGCGATCCTCGGCCTCGGCAACCTCGGCCCGCTGGCCAGTAAGCCAGTGATGGAGGGTAAAGCACTGCTCTTCAAGCGCTTTGCGGACATCGATTCGGTAGATATCGAGGTCAAGGCCACGACGCCCGAGACGTTTATCGATACCGTGGCACGCATAGCCGACACGTTCGGTGGCATCAACCTTGAAGATATCAAGGCGCCGGACTGCTTCGAGATTGAGCAGAAATTGATTGAGCTGTGCGACATCCCTGTCTTCCACGACGACCAACATGGCACGGCGATCGTGACTGCGGCCGGTCTACTCAATGCGCTAGAAATCCAGGACAAGCGCTTAGAGGACGCTCGCATCGTTTGTCTTGGTGCCGGTGCGGCAGCAACCGCTTGCATGAACCTGCTGGTTGCACTCGGCGCCCGTCGCGACAAGCTGTATATGCTGGACCGTCAAGGCGTGATCCACTCTGGTCGTGAAGGTCTCGATCCGCACAAGTTGGCATTCGCCAATGACTCAGGAGCACGCACCCTGGACGAGGCCTTGCAAGGCGCCGATGTATTCTTGGGTCTGTCTGGTGCGAACCTGTTGACCCCTGAGGCACTCGGCAATATGGCAGCGAGGCCAATCCTGTTTGCCTGCTCCAACCCTGACCCAGAGATTAGCCCTGAGTTGGCCAAATCCGTGCGTGACGATCTGATCATCGCCACCGGTCGGTCTGACTACCCCAACCAAGTGAATAACGTGCTGGGCTTCCCATTCATCTTCCGTGGTGCCCTGGATGTGAGGGCTCGACATATCAATGAAGCGATGAAAATTGCGGCGGTAGAGGCACTGCGACAGTTGGCCAAAACCCCGGTCCCAAGTGACGTACTGCAGGCCTATCAACTGGACAGTCTGGCATTTGGCCGGGATTACATCTTGCCCAAACCGATGGATGCCCGCTTGCTGGTAGCGATTTCGAGCGCAGTCGCCAAGGCTGCAGTCGAGTCAGGCGTTGCCCGCCTGCCATACCCGGCGCATTACCCCGTATAGGGGTAAAGCAACACTCAGGCAGGCCACAGGGAACTGATCAGGGGGACGATCACTGCGGTCAACAGTCCATTAAGGCCAATGCCGACCGCCGCGAACGCAGCCCCCAACCCACTGAGCGGAGCAATCTGCGCGGCGGCTACCCCACTGCCGGCGACCCCAGCAGCCAGCCCATGGGCACGCCAGTCGTCGACACGTAGCCAACCCAACACACTCCGCCCCAAGACTGCGGCTACGATTCCCCCGGCAATGGCCAGGCTGGCGGT from Pseudomonas fortuita carries:
- a CDS encoding malic enzyme-like NAD(P)-binding protein; this translates as MTSNFKQAALDYHEHPTPGKIRIELSKPANTANDLALAYSPGVAEPVRAIAACPDDAYRYTSKGNLVAVISNGSAILGLGNLGPLASKPVMEGKALLFKRFADIDSVDIEVKATTPETFIDTVARIADTFGGINLEDIKAPDCFEIEQKLIELCDIPVFHDDQHGTAIVTAAGLLNALEIQDKRLEDARIVCLGAGAAATACMNLLVALGARRDKLYMLDRQGVIHSGREGLDPHKLAFANDSGARTLDEALQGADVFLGLSGANLLTPEALGNMAARPILFACSNPDPEISPELAKSVRDDLIIATGRSDYPNQVNNVLGFPFIFRGALDVRARHINEAMKIAAVEALRQLAKTPVPSDVLQAYQLDSLAFGRDYILPKPMDARLLVAISSAVAKAAVESGVARLPYPAHYPV